From the Cryptomeria japonica chromosome 2, Sugi_1.0, whole genome shotgun sequence genome, one window contains:
- the LOC131054304 gene encoding zinc finger CCCH domain-containing protein 15: MDAENLSRAQCGAKHHSFRSKSRRSDELWAGSEVVNCTIHAENASSGNVSDDSTTSKECISTRSSWPEDDYTGINTPFRRSFHDNFLQSFSPTHGDNKDQLFESGQQSPETLEYQLVRLTLQYHELSETYNDSITCLRQAEADIDSLIKQNLQLQASNMEIVKLVGMSMPNYPLQNLPIRVDPATYSVIPQPQSLSSMYNDTLLNSTPSKASESFSFVQSHHFPAHHSNGIEESGDAQQAKNRYINITKRNIRSDIVAENSPTSVLGVEFNNKFGHNVKSASVSGNLDRAASDKPLARRPTLPKSISIRSPGFLAAKEGAKKCKPVPVNSPCQPHRLRLAATTLPDIVPVSLPSGENDAEYEAYNQGMWKTELCNKWQDTGACPYADRCQFAHGIEELRPVIRHPRYKTELCRMVAAGDKCPYGHRCHFRHVLTREEKASLK; this comes from the exons ATGGATGCTGAAAATTTGTCAAGGGCACAATGCGGAGCGAAGCATCACAGTTTTCGAAGCAAAAGCCGTCGTTCAGACGAACTCTGGGCTGGATCTGAAGTTGTTAATTGCACAATCCATGCCGAGAATGCTTCTTCTGGAAACGTATCGGATGACAGCACAACTTCAAAAGAGTGTATCTCAACTAGATCTTCTTGGCCAGAAGATGACTATACCGGCATCAACACTCCATTTAGAAGATCGTTCCATGACAATTTTCTGCAAAGCTTTTCGCCGACTCACGGGGACAATAAAGATCAGCTTTTCGAATCCGGCCAACAATCCCCTGAAACTCTAGAGTACCAGCTTGTCCGTCTAACCCTACAATATCACGAGCTCTCAGAGACATACAACGATTCCATTACCTGTCTACGTCAAGCGGAGGCGGACATCGACTCTCTGATAAAACAGAATCTTCAACTGCAAGCATCCAATATGGAGATTGTTAAACTAGTCGGTATGTCAATGCCTAACTATCCCCTACAAAACTTGCCTATTCGTGTCGATCCTGCCACTTATTCCGTTATTCCCCAGCCACAGTCATTGTCAAGTATGTATAACGACACCTTGCTGAATTCCACTCCCTCCAAAGCTAGTGAATCTTTCTCCTTCGTGCAAAGCCATCACTTCCCGGCCCATCACTCAAATGGCATAGAAGAAAGTGGGGACGCACAGCAGGCAAAGAACAGATATATTAATATTACCAAGAGAAATATCAGATCAGACATTGTAGCTGAAAATAGCCCCACGAGCGTCCTGGGCGTTGAATtcaacaataaatttgggcataatgTCAAATCAGCCTCGGTTTCAGGCAATCTGGATAGAGCGGCCAGCGACAAGCCGCTTGCTCGGCGTCCGACATTGCCAAAGAGCATTTCTATTCGATCACCCGGATTTCTAGCTGCAAAAGAGGGAGCCAAAAAGTGTAAACCAGTGCCAGTCAATTCTCCATGCCAGCCTCATCGACTTCGCCTAGCTGCAACAACACTTCCAGATATCGTTCCGGTTTCT CTGCCTTCTGGGGAAAACGACGCGGAGTACGAAGCGTACAATCAGGGAATGTGGAAGACAGAGCTGTGCAATAAATGGCAAGATACGGGCGCCTGTCCATACGCCGACAGATGTCAGTTTGCGCACGGTATCGAAGAGCTCCGTCCCGTAATTCGGCATCCACGTTATAAGACGGAATTATGTCGAATGGTTGCCGCCGGGGATAAATGTCCCTACGGCCACCGTTGTCATTTCCGCCACGTTCTCACACGTGAGGAGAAGGCATCTCTCAAATAG